A section of the Anabaena cylindrica PCC 7122 genome encodes:
- a CDS encoding DUF2237 family protein → MRPTKNHRNLNTFIPYFNFPGLKGGDRKCLCPASWQEDLAAGVAAQSVVIVATHVRALE, encoded by the coding sequence TTGCGCCCAACTAAAAATCATAGGAACTTAAATACATTTATTCCTTATTTTAACTTTCCAGGATTGAAGGGAGGCGATCGCAAGTGCTTATGTCCTGCAAGTTGGCAAGAAGACCTAGCAGCGGGCGTTGCAGCACAATCTGTAGTCATAGTAGCCACCCATGTCAGAGCTTTAGAATAG
- the arfB gene encoding alternative ribosome rescue aminoacyl-tRNA hydrolase ArfB, which produces MLQITNKTTIPLSEISISAIRSQGAGGQNVNKVATAIHLRFDINASSLSPLYKERLLNLGDQRITKDGIIIIKAQQHRTQEQNKEDALKRLQTLIKSVTVIAPKRKPTKPSRSAKNKRIDNKTKRGEIKALRGNITE; this is translated from the coding sequence ATGCTCCAAATCACCAACAAAACCACCATCCCTCTCAGCGAAATCAGCATTAGTGCAATTCGTTCTCAAGGTGCAGGTGGTCAAAATGTAAATAAAGTAGCTACAGCGATTCATCTGCGCTTTGACATTAACGCGTCCTCCCTATCACCACTTTACAAAGAACGGTTACTCAACTTGGGAGATCAGCGCATCACCAAAGATGGAATCATCATCATTAAAGCCCAGCAACATCGTACTCAAGAACAGAATAAAGAAGACGCACTCAAACGCCTCCAAACCTTAATCAAAAGCGTCACCGTCATCGCCCCAAAACGCAAGCCCACGAAACCCTCACGCAGCGCTAAAAATAAACGCATTGATAACAAAACTAAGCGTGGTGAAATTAAAGCTTTACGAGGCAATATTACAGAATGA